The sequence below is a genomic window from Acetobacter vaccinii.
GATATCCTCTGCCCCACCTACATACCCAAACCGCAAGACCTGCCCTGCGATACGAGGCGGGCGGGGCGTCACAGGCCACTGGAAGCCGTTGCGGTTAACCCTGATCCGCTCAGGCGCAATACCATTGGCGACATAGAACGCCCTGTGTGTCTCACTTGGGGCCAGAAGCAATGACGCCCCTTCCAGCACGGCGCGCATCCTCCGTGCCCGCTGGGCCAGACCGAGCGTACCTGGCAGGCAGGTCTGGCAGACATCGAGATCAATCACGCGCTGCGGGCAGGCCTGACCATTGGCCTGCACCATGAACTGACGGCCACACAGCCACCAGGCGTCATGCAAGGTTAGCACATAGGGAATACCCTGCTGCTGGCAGACATCCGCCCAGCCCAGCCCCAGCCCCTGCACCGCATGAACATGCACAACATTGGGCCGCATGGCAGCCAGCCAGCGTGTAAAATCCTCCGTTGCCTGGCGGCTGTCCAGCGCCTCGACCCCAGCAGCCGCGTCCGGCAGGGCCGCAGACGCCAGAACATCCACCCCGTCTGCAACATAACGCACACATGCATGCCCCCGCGCGGGCATATCCGGCCGAGTTGTAAACACGCTGACTGACATGCTTGCTCTTTGCGCCAGACGCGCCGCCATTTCCTCCGCCACACGGGTCGCCCCACCAAAAGAGCGCGGCGCGTAATACACATTCACGCACATGACCCGCACATCACTTACTGGCTGGGCGGGAGGGGCACCAAAAACCGGCAGAACCTGTCGGGTGGTTATGGCATCTGGCCCATACAGCGCCAGTGCATCGTAACGGGCCTGCTGCCCCAGCTTACGCCGCAACCGTGCCGACCCTGCCAGCTTGAGGATCGCGGTCCGCCAGTCCTCTGCTGTGTCAGCCAAAATACCATTCCGCCCTGACCGAACGACGCGTGCCAACGCATCCCGCCGGGAGCAGATGGCAGGCACACCCAGCACGGCGGCTTCTAAAAACTTGATGGCGCTTTTGGCATCATTAAACAGCGTTGCCTCCAGCGGTGCCAGGGTTATGTCTGCCTGGGCCAGCATGGCCATATAGGCGGCATAATCCCGCCCGGCGTGCTGACAGACGCGCGCACCCATAGTTGCAAAACATGGCGGAAGGGTCAGATCACCCACGATATGCAGGCTCAGACGCGGATCTGCCTGCATGGCCGCAAAAATTCCTGCTGCGGCCTGCCTGAAATCCGCGTCATGCGTCCGGGTACCAGAACCATAAACTATCCGTATTTCACGCCATATTTCATGATCTTTAACAAACCCGTTCCTGATATCCCGCGCAATATCCAATGTTTGCTGGTCAAGAGCGTTTTCTATGACCGCAACCGAGCCAACACCTGCCTGCCGCATGGCTGCCGCCAGTGCCGGGGTGGAGGCAATGCCCCGCCCACACGCAAGCAGGCAAGCCCTGAACAGCCGGACACCCGCCAGAATTTGTCGCCTTTCAAAGACCGATAGACTTTGGATATTAGAGTTACAGAGATACTCTTTTTCAGAAAAAATAAGATCATCAACTTCCCATGCGGGGGCCAGACCCAACGCATGAGCTTCTGCCACAAGACTGCGGACATTTTCAAACGCTGGCACACGGTAAAATACAACACGCGTGCACACCTGCAAGGCAGCAAGAGCCTGTTGCGTTTCCCGCCAGTCCACAACCTCCACCTGCCACCCAAGAGATAAAAGCTGCTCTTTCCTTTGCCAGACGCGATATTTTGCACATTGTAGTAAAGTCAGCTCTGCCACCAGCACAATGCGAGGGGCCAGCACACTCAAGCGCTCCGCCTCAACCGGGGCCAGACAGAAAGACACCATGGCCTGTGCGACATCGACCGCCCCATGGTTTACGCCTGCCCCCACATGCCCTTGGGACCGCCACACTGCCAGCTTGTGTGTGGTAAAATTGACTGCATGCACCTTGACCCGTCGGGTCGCCTTACAGGCCAGTTTCCAGACACCTTCTGTTGCTGCAACATCACTGGCTCGACGTAATATTCTACGAACACGGCTGTCCCACACCTGCACACGCGATGGGGCTGTCCCCCCTGCTGCACCAGAAAGCCCTGCCCGCTGACTGCCCGAAGGGTGAGACGGCACCCAATAATGCTCTAATTCTTTTTCCTTGAAATTTTTCACATTCTTTTCCCGCATGAGCGGTTAGACCCAATATATAAAAGACCTTTTAGGATCAAAAACCTTTAAAAGTATCCGACGACAAGGATGCCACGTTAAGGAACGTCACCTTACTGTTATCCGACAACGTAATCGTGGTAGACGTGCCATCATGCGTGGCTTTATCCAGCACATCGGCCTGGAACGCACTGCGTGCATAGTCGTACCCCACCAGCAGGACAGAATTGCCCGCAACAGCACTAAAATCGGTAATCGTATAATCAGCCCCCGCGACACCATCCCGCAAGGCGAAGACATTGGCATCCCCCGTGCCGCCCGTCAGAGTCGCATTGCCTACACCGCCCACAAGCGTATCGGCCCCGCTCCCACCTATGAATGTCTGTGACCCGCTGGTACCCGCATTATTCCCGAACGCATGAATACCGTAACGGGAACTGCTGCCATCGACAGTCATGTTGCCATCATTGGCAGCAAAAACGTTATCCGACCCGACTGCGGCGGCCGATGTCATGGCCACCTGCAAATCCAGCCCCCGCGACCCAAACATTGTCGCGTGGCCTGCCGCAATATCTGTCTTCCCTGTGCCGGAAATAAAGGTGAGATCACGCAGGACACTGATGCTTGCAGAATCCGTATTCACGGTCTGCAAATTTCCCTGTGCTGCGGAAATGGTGTTGGCGTACCCACCCTGCACCGTGCCTGTCGCACCGGCCATATTGATCTGGTCGCTCATCCCGCCCGATACGGTCGAACCCCCGCCAACCGTAATTTTCTGGCCGCCATTGGCGTCCACAACAATGGAATTTTCACCGACAGAAACAATAGAGCCTGTGCCACTCAGGGTAATGTTCTGCACCCCTGCCGTGCCTGTAATGGTATCCTGCCCAGTGGAATGGACGTAGTTGATACCTGAACCCAGCTCTACCCTATTATCACCCAGGCCAGGGCTTAGCGTATTGGTGCCATCCCCACCGCGGATTGTATCGTTACCGTCCCCTGTCGCGACAGTCCAGTTGCCCTCCCCACCGGCAAACAGGTTATCCCCTGTTCCGGCCAGAAATGTGCCACTTTGCCCCCCGGCCTGGAAAAGAATACCCTGCGTGGCACCACCCAGAACAGTCACATTGCGCGCTGTCACCTGTCTGGCATCAACATACACTCTACCCTCCAGCGGCTGATCTGGATGGGTGGCTGAATTAGAACCAATGGTCACCCAGGTGACATCACCTGACAGGGCATAACTGCCAGCAACAGTGGCCAGGGCATATTCTCCCTGCCCGGCCACGCTGGAGAGAATAGCGGCATCACTTTTGTCCGCTGTCATACTTTGCGCCATCGCGGCTGGCACAACCCCAGTCGGATTGAGGATACGGGTATTCAATGTATTAACAATGCTGGAAATCTGTGTGGAAAGACCCTCAGCATAATTCACAAGATCAGAATTCTGCGCGCCATCGACGGTCACCTGCACGGTGTTCCCCAATGCCCCGACAACAGTGATAACAGGCATGTTCGATCCTTTTATGCTTATCCTGCGGCACGACGCCCACGCCAGACCGGCTGGAATCAACCCTCTGTCTTTTTGTAATGAAGAACATGCTTAACAAGCAATACTATTATTTCATGCTATATATTCACGAATAGACGAAATTATTTATAATAAATTACTTTTTTATATTTATTTATACATTCCAAATATCGTCTTAATTTTCTGGAAACTTCTTACACCCTATAGTTTCCTACTGCCCCGCGCACCAACTTCCGGACAGATGTCCCCATGACCAGCCCCATCATCCGCTCCACCTTCCGGCAAGATCACCCCACCCCAAGCGCCGACCTCGACCTTGCTGTGTTGCTGGAACCTGTGATCCTCCACTCAGGAGCGACAGAAGGGTGTGAGCACCTCCCCAGCCTGATGTGGCTGACCAACAGGCTTCAGCCCCGCATACTCACACTGATAGGTGCCAGCCAGAGTATTTGTGAAACTCTCTCATTTTTTCTTCACTCTCACGCTCTGCCAACACGGCTGGAAATCTGCCAGACACCCCCTATAAACACGGCAGATGAAAGCGGATTATACTATCTGGCAGCCCCCCTGTGGCAGACAGAGACCATCCTCGACTGGCTAACGCAACAGGCACGTCCCGCGGCGGGTTCCAATGTTTTTCTGTTTGAGGGTATTCATCATGCCGCTGAACAGTCGAGCATATGGCAGGCTTTAAAGAATATCCCTGATTGTTCTGCCTGCACACTCACCCAAGGGCAGGGGCTTGGTATAGTGGCAACCAACCCTGTTCCAGCCAGTCTAGCCCCACTCCTGTCCAACAGACCTAATACGCAGGCACTGGCCCAACAGATACGGATGCGTCAGTTTTTAGCTTTTACGGGAGAATCCTGGCTGCACAAAAGCCTTTTGAGCACTACTAAAGCACGGGCAATAGAGCTCGAAAGCAGACTATCCACTGCCTGCGAGGAAAACCGTACCCTGCACCTGCGCGCAGGCTGGCACAGCTTGCAGGAAAAAGCGTTGGAAGACAAAATCAACGCTCTGCAAAGCAATATCCAGAAAACCCAAGAACACTTCCAAAACTTCACCCAAAATATGACGACCTGGCGCGCAGGTCTGGAGCCTGCCCGAAAAGGACTATCGTCCTTACGAGGGATGGCCCGGCTTGCTGCCCGTATCCTCGCCCGCAAACCGCCCCTGTTGGCTGAGCCACCCAACATTCCGGCATTGCCCCCTCAACCTGCCCCCCGGGCACACCCTGCTGTTGACACCTCCAAAAACCATAAGAACCTGAATATTCTTTTTGTTGCAGGGGAAGCTGATACTCCGGGTGTTCACTATCGTTGTGAACGCAATGCTGAGGCCTGCACACTGGCTGGATTGTCTGCAACCTGGAAAGAATGTGCCGCCGTAAACCCTGATGATATTGCATGGGCAGACATCCTCGTGCTCTGGCGCGTTGCCTTTAGCGGACATGTCAGCATCATGCTCGATATCGCCCGCGCCCAAAACACATATGTGGTTTTTGATACAGATGACCTGACCTTCCTGCCCCACATGGCCCGGAACAGCCTGATTGACGGCATCCGCAGCATTGGCGCGACTGAAGAGCGTATGGAAAGTGTCTTTGCCGACATGCAACGTACTCTTCTACAAGCCGACAGTGGTTTTGCACCGACCGATGCTCTGGCCGATATCATGCGGGTCTATCGCCCAGTCACCCACACTGTTCCCAACATTTACGACACACAAACATTACAGCGCAGTCGGCTGGCCTATCGCATACGGCAAGCCACCCCTGATGATGATATAATCCGTATCGGCTACGCCACCGGGTCACGCACACATCAGAAAGACTTTGCTCAGATCAGCGCTGTCATGGCGCAATTCCTGCACGACACACCCAATGCACGACTGGTCCTTTTCAACGACAAGGAGCATGGAAAACCAGTTCTATTAACCAAGGAGTTTCCAGAACTAGAGGCTGTTTCTGCCCAGATCGAATGGCGCAGCATGGTCCCCCTGCAGGACTTGCCAGCCGAAATTGCACGGTTTGACATTGCCATAGCACCCTTGGAAACACAGAGCCCATTTTGTAATGCCAAAAGTGAGCTCAAGTTTTTTGAATCGGCCCTGGCTGGAGTGCCCTGCATTGTCAGCCCTACAACCCCCTTCCGACAGTGCATACGCCATGGTGTCACTGGTTTTCTTGCCAATACCCCGCAAGAGTGGGCGGCTGCATTACGCACACTGTCTGCGGACAAAACCCTGCGCAAGACCATGGCCCGCAATGCCTACCACGCTATCCTATGGCCATTTGGTCCACAGAGACAGGCGCAACATTTGGCGACACTCCTGCCTGGTCTACTTAGTGGAGTTTTGGCCGCTAAAGCTATGGAAACATTGATAGCCCGCGACGGAGTTTCTCCACGTGCACTGCCCATTGTGCCTGAACATGATATTTTGTTTCATCAGGACAGACTTGAGCAAAGCAGCGTCAGTGTCATCATCCCCTGCTACAATTACGCAGAGTTTGTTCTTGAAGCCCTTGAATCTGTTCGGACCCAGACACTTTACCCTCTGGATCTGATCGTTGTGGATGATGGCTCAACAGACCATTCTGTCGCCTTGGTGCATGACTGGATGGCGCGTCATAGCCAGCGCTTCAATCGCTTGCTCCTACTCCAGACTCGTACGAACAGTGGTCTGGGTGGTGCCCGCAATTGCGCGGTCACTCATGTTGAAACCGCTTTTTTTCTGCCACTTGATGCTGATAACCGACTATTACCGCAAGCCTGCGAGCGCCTTGCCGCTGTTATGGATGATATGACCGCCTATGCTTACCCTATCATCCATCAGTTTGGGGGTTCTGAGGTCTCACCACCACTCGGCAACAAACCTTGGCAGCCGATGACTCTAGTAGCTGGCAACTACATTGATGCCATGGCTCTTGTTGCCAAATGGGCCTGGGCGGCAGCAGGGGGATATTACGTCAGCAAGGACGCAATGGGATGGGAGGATTACGATTTATGGTGCACTTTGGCCGAACTTGGGCTCTCTGGTACCCATGTTGCCGAAACACTCGCCGAATACCGTTTGCACAACACATCCATGACTGACACTGTCACGGAAACCAGTGCCCATAAGCAGCACCTTGTCACTTATGTCGAGCACCGCCACCCTTGGATCCGGCTGGTACAGCGCACAGCCCAGGAACGTGCAGAGAGTAACTGACACAATGCTTCTGACGTTATTCTGGTTAAAAACGTAGATTGTTTAGAGAGCATTTTTTGGATCAGCGACACAAAAACAATCACGCTCATTTAGTAGTGCCATTAAGCGCCTGAACGCTGCACCTCTACGCCTAGCCATACTACTGTGATTTTGTACAAAAAAAGCCACCCGATTGGGTGGCTTAAGATGGTTGCGGGGGCAGGATTTGAACCTGCGGCCTTCAGGTTATGAGCCTGACGAGCTACCGGGCTGCTCCACCCCGCGGGTGAGGATGTATTGATAGGGTGGTTTGGAAGACCTGGCGGCGACCGACTTTCCCGCGGCTTAAGCCGCAGTATCATAGGCGCTGGGGTTTTTCACGGCCGAGTTCGGGATGGGATCGGGTGGAACACGCCCCGCCATAGCCACCAGGTCATCCAGACCACCCTTTGGTGGTGTGGACCGGTTGGTTTTTGAGAGAGTGAGTGTATGACGTTGTGCATGGATGATTTCTGTGCACGGTCTGTCGGTTAGGACAGTGAAGGAGTGAGCCTATTGGGTGATTAGGACCAGTTAGCTGCACGTGTTACCACGCTTTCACATCTGGCCTATTAACGTGGTGGTCTACCACGACCCTTGGGGAGACCTAGTTTTGAGGTGGGTTTCCCGCTTAGATGCTTTCAGCGGTTATCCCGTCCATACTTAGCTACCCGGCTGTGCCGCTGGCGCGACAACCGGTGCACCAGAGGTATGTTCATCCCGGTCCTCTCGTACTAGGGACAAATCCTCTCAAGTCTCCAACATCCACGGCAGATAGGGACCGAACTGTCTCACGACGTTCTAAACCCAGCTCACGTACCACTTTAATCGGCGAACAGCCGAACCCTTGGGACCTGCTCCAGCCCCAGGATGTGATGAGCCGACATCGAGGTGCCAAACCTCCCCGTCGATGTGGACTCTTGGGGAGATCAGCCTGTTATCCCTAGAGTACCTTTTATCCGTTGAGCGATGGCCCTTCCACGCGGGACCACCGGATCACTATGGCCGACTTTCGTCTCTGCTCGAGCTGTCACTCTCGCAGTCAGGCGGGCTTATGCCATTGCACTCGACAGCCGGTTTCCGACCGGCCTGAGCCCACCATCGCGCGCCTCCGTTACACTTTGGGAGGCGACCGCCCCAGTCAAACTGCCCACCATGCAGGGTCCCGGACCAGGCTTACTGGTCGCGGTTAGACATCAGAGAGAGACAGGGTGGTATTTCAAGGATGGCTCCACGGGAACTGGCGCCCCCGCTTCAAAGCCTCCCACCTATCCTACACAGACTATCTCTGATGCCACTGCAAAGCTGCAGTAAAGGTTCATAGGGTCTTTCCGTCTGACCGCGGATACCCCGCATCTTCACGGGGAATTCAATTTCGCTGAGCCGATGCTGGAGACAGCGGGGAAGTCGTTACGCCATTCGTGCAGGTCGGAACTTACCCGACAAGGAATTTCGCTACCTTAGGACCGTTATAGTTACGGCCGCCGTTTACCGGGGCTTCAATTCAGTGCTTGCACACCTCCTCTTAACCTTCCGGCACCGGGCAGGCGTCAGACCCTATACGTCGTCTTTCGACTTCGCAGAGTCCTGTGTTTTTACTAAACAGTCGCTACCCCCTGGTCTGTGCCACCCGCCAATGGTTGCCCAATGACGGGTCTCGCTTATCCCGAAGTTACACGAGTAATTTGCCTAGTTCCTTCAGCATCGTTCTCTCAAGCGCCTTGGTATTCTCTACCAGTCCACCTGTGTCGGTTTCGGGTACGGTCTATATGCCAGAGCTATTTCCTGGAATGCGCCAAAAGCCAGTCCAATCCGATAAGGACTGACAACATATTGCATTCGTCACTTCTGGCAGGTTCAGGAATATTCGCCTGATTCCCATCGACTACGGCTTTCGCCCTCGCCTTAGGGGCCGACTGACCCTGCGTGGATTAACCTTGCGCAGGAACCCTTGGACTTTCGGCGACAGTGTTTCTCGCACTGTTTGTCGCTACTCATGTCAGCATTCGCACTTCCGATATCTCCAGAGAGGGTCACCCCGTCTCCTTCACAGACCTACGGAACGCTCCGCTACCGCGCATACATAGTATGCACCCACAGCTTCGGCACGTGGCTTGAGCCCCGTTACATTTTCGGCGCAGGGTTTCTATTAGACCAGTGAGCTATTACGCTTTCTTTAAAGGATGGCTGCTTCTAAGCCAACCTCCTGGTTGTTATGGAATCCCCACATCCTTTCCCACTTAGCCACGATTTAGGGGCCTTAGCTGGTGGTCTGGGCTGTTTCCCTCTCGACAATGGACCTTAGCACCCACTGTCTGTCTGCCAGGCTAAACTTCCGGGTATTCGGAGTTTGGTTGGGTTTGGTAAGGCTTTGGGCCCCCCTAGCCCATCCAGTGCTCTACCCCCCGGGGTCAACACCTGACGGTCTACCTCAATAGATTTCGCGGAGAACCAGCTATCTCCGAGTTTGATTGGCCTTTCACCCCTAACCACAGCTCATCCCCGACTTTTTCAACAGGCGTGGGTTCGGCCCTCCAGTGCGTGTTACCGCACCTTCAGCCTGGCCATGGCTAGATCACTCGGTTTCGGGTCTTCTGCCAGCAACTCGTCGCCCTATTCAGACTCGCTTTCGCTACGCCTACACCTAACGGCTTAAGCTCGCTGCAAACAGAAACTCGCTGACCCATTATACAAAAGGTACGCCGTCACCCCATAAGAGGCTCCGACTGCTTGTAGGCATTCGGTTTCAGGTCTATTTCACTCCCCTCGTCGGGGTGCTTTTCACCTTTCCCTCACGGTA
It includes:
- a CDS encoding glycosyltransferase, with the protein product MKNFKEKELEHYWVPSHPSGSQRAGLSGAAGGTAPSRVQVWDSRVRRILRRASDVAATEGVWKLACKATRRVKVHAVNFTTHKLAVWRSQGHVGAGVNHGAVDVAQAMVSFCLAPVEAERLSVLAPRIVLVAELTLLQCAKYRVWQRKEQLLSLGWQVEVVDWRETQQALAALQVCTRVVFYRVPAFENVRSLVAEAHALGLAPAWEVDDLIFSEKEYLCNSNIQSLSVFERRQILAGVRLFRACLLACGRGIASTPALAAAMRQAGVGSVAVIENALDQQTLDIARDIRNGFVKDHEIWREIRIVYGSGTRTHDADFRQAAAGIFAAMQADPRLSLHIVGDLTLPPCFATMGARVCQHAGRDYAAYMAMLAQADITLAPLEATLFNDAKSAIKFLEAAVLGVPAICSRRDALARVVRSGRNGILADTAEDWRTAILKLAGSARLRRKLGQQARYDALALYGPDAITTRQVLPVFGAPPAQPVSDVRVMCVNVYYAPRSFGGATRVAEEMAARLAQRASMSVSVFTTRPDMPARGHACVRYVADGVDVLASAALPDAAAGVEALDSRQATEDFTRWLAAMRPNVVHVHAVQGLGLGWADVCQQQGIPYVLTLHDAWWLCGRQFMVQANGQACPQRVIDLDVCQTCLPGTLGLAQRARRMRAVLEGASLLLAPSETHRAFYVANGIAPERIRVNRNGFQWPVTPRPPRIAGQVLRFGYVGGAEDIKGFGLLRAAFESMQRGDWELVLVDNKSALGFPPLQAGAWSVQGTVRVVPAYTPATMDDFFDGIDVLLFPSQWQESYGLTVREALARSVWVVATAPGGQAEDITAGVNGTLIPMDGQPETLRNAVESVLDFLSNRPETPNPDLGRLCTFEQQAEELGGWLEEVAHKAGSQSAQSSGGAGGATGRNPWTTLSAVAASA
- a CDS encoding glycosyltransferase; protein product: MTSPIIRSTFRQDHPTPSADLDLAVLLEPVILHSGATEGCEHLPSLMWLTNRLQPRILTLIGASQSICETLSFFLHSHALPTRLEICQTPPINTADESGLYYLAAPLWQTETILDWLTQQARPAAGSNVFLFEGIHHAAEQSSIWQALKNIPDCSACTLTQGQGLGIVATNPVPASLAPLLSNRPNTQALAQQIRMRQFLAFTGESWLHKSLLSTTKARAIELESRLSTACEENRTLHLRAGWHSLQEKALEDKINALQSNIQKTQEHFQNFTQNMTTWRAGLEPARKGLSSLRGMARLAARILARKPPLLAEPPNIPALPPQPAPRAHPAVDTSKNHKNLNILFVAGEADTPGVHYRCERNAEACTLAGLSATWKECAAVNPDDIAWADILVLWRVAFSGHVSIMLDIARAQNTYVVFDTDDLTFLPHMARNSLIDGIRSIGATEERMESVFADMQRTLLQADSGFAPTDALADIMRVYRPVTHTVPNIYDTQTLQRSRLAYRIRQATPDDDIIRIGYATGSRTHQKDFAQISAVMAQFLHDTPNARLVLFNDKEHGKPVLLTKEFPELEAVSAQIEWRSMVPLQDLPAEIARFDIAIAPLETQSPFCNAKSELKFFESALAGVPCIVSPTTPFRQCIRHGVTGFLANTPQEWAAALRTLSADKTLRKTMARNAYHAILWPFGPQRQAQHLATLLPGLLSGVLAAKAMETLIARDGVSPRALPIVPEHDILFHQDRLEQSSVSVIIPCYNYAEFVLEALESVRTQTLYPLDLIVVDDGSTDHSVALVHDWMARHSQRFNRLLLLQTRTNSGLGGARNCAVTHVETAFFLPLDADNRLLPQACERLAAVMDDMTAYAYPIIHQFGGSEVSPPLGNKPWQPMTLVAGNYIDAMALVAKWAWAAAGGYYVSKDAMGWEDYDLWCTLAELGLSGTHVAETLAEYRLHNTSMTDTVTETSAHKQHLVTYVEHRHPWIRLVQRTAQERAESN